Within the Novosphingobium pentaromativorans US6-1 genome, the region ACCGGGATTCCCGGTCTGGACGTCGTGCGCGAGCGAATTGAACATTGGCGCAGCGACGGTGCCTGCGGTCCGCAGCATGCCCATGTCCATGCACTGCTTCTTGGCCTGAGGCGGCTCGATGCGATCAATATCGCCTATGGCGCAGCGGCCGGAGACGGCGCGCTTGAGGAAGTCGCCGCGCGGATCAGCCACTTTGCGGAAGACGAACTGGATGGGGCCTGGATGGTGGCGCGGGCAGGCGGGGGTACCTTCCTGCTGATCGCCAACGAGGCCTGCAGCCGCGAGCGCTGGCAGCTTTTCGCAGACCAGTTGGCCGAAGCCATTGCGCGCCCGATCGCGGTGCCATCGGGCGTCCTGCGCCTGTCGCCCCGAATCGCGCTGATTCGGGCGCTCGACGACGAGAGCGTGGATTCGATGCTCGATCGGCTCGGCCATGCGCTGCAGGGCGTCAACGAGCAGCAGAGCGGCCGACTCGCATGGGCAGACGGCGAAGTCACGCCGCCGGGGCGCTCGGCCGCTCAGCTTGAGACCGACCTGCTTGGCGCCATCGACCGCGATGAAATCGAGATTCTGTTCCAGCCCCAGTTCAGCCTGGCAGACGACCGCCTGACCGGCGCCGAGGCCCTGGCGCGCTGGAACCATCCCGAACTCGGCCGTATCGGCGCCGGGGCGCTGTTTTCCATTGCCGAACGCGCCGACCACGTGGCGCCGCTTTCGCGTCATATCGCGCACAAGGCGCTGGCCGCAGCGCGCGACTGGTCGGGCGACCTGCGCCTCTCGATCAACGTCACGCCCGCCGATCTCGCCTTCGGCAGCTATGTGCGCCAGATGCTCGACCTGGTGCGCGAAAGCGGCTTTCCCTTGCGCCGCCTGACGCTGGAAGTGACCGAGCAGGCGATGATCAGCGACGTGACCCTGGCCGCGCAGACGATGGCCGAATTCTCCTCGCAGGGCATCCGCATCGCGCTCGACGATTTCGGGGCGGGGTTCTGCAACTTCCGCTACCTCAAAGTGCTGCCGATCCATTACCTCAAGCTCGACCGTTCGATGATCGAGGGCGTTGCCAGCGACAAACGCGACGTGGCCGTGCTGCGCGCGATCGTGGCCATGGCCGAGGCGCTCGACCTGCAGGTCATTGCCGAAGGTATCGAGGAAGAAGCCCAGCGCGAAGTCGCGGCGAAGGAAGGCTGCGCCTATTATCAGGGTTTCCTGCGCGCGCAGCCGATGAGCGCGGCGATGTTCGAGAAACTGGCGCGCGCGGAGGGCTGATGCCCGGACCCGCGAGCGATCAGATCCTCTCGTAGATTTCCACCTGTCCCATCCGCCTAACGAGGCGGTAGCGCGCGCCCAGCCAACCGTCGATGTCCCGGCCGGCATCGCGTACCCATGCCCGGCCTCGGCCCATGCTGTCGGTGACGATGAAGCGCGGCGTGCTCGCCATGATCCGGCCGATTTCATCGTGGCCGACATAGTCGTGGTCCGCCAGCGTATCGATGATGGCCTTGCGGGACAGATTGCTCGGATAGACCCCGGCGCGCGAAAGCGGCGGTGTATCGAGATAGAAAAGCGCAAGGTGCATGTGGAGGGCCCAGACCGGCGATCCGGTGCCGCCCCGGGCGCGGATCCACTGCGCGGCATCGTGGATGGAGTGATCGGCAGAATCCGGGTTCGCCGCAAGTTTTACGGTCTGCGCGGTTCCGGTTACCAGCACGGCGATCACCGGGCTGGCGGCAAGCGCCGCTGCGCCGACAACGGCACTCGGCGCCAGTCTCCCGAGGCGCGATGCGGCGGGAAAGGCAAGGGCGGCGAAGATGGCAAGGAAGGGCATGACCTGCAGCCAGTAATGCGGATAGGCCGCTCCTCCGATCAGCAGTGAGGCCAAGACTGCAACCATTCCGGTCCACTGGACGAGGGCGAACCAGGCCTTGTCCGGATCGCGGCGATGCCTGACGAGCAGCGGCAGGCTGGCCCCCATGCCAGCAAGTGCGAGCAGGGTCGTCGGGACATAGATCAGCGGGGCAAGCTGCGCGGTATAGTAATATTGCGCCGCGTGGAGCCGCAGCACGTCAAGAGCCGAAAGCTGGCCGGAATAGGCCAGTGGAACGTCGATCATCGCCAGACGGAACGTCGCCAGCTCTCCGGCAAGAGCATAGACCAGCGTCAGCATGGCGAGCGGGACCAGCCCGGCAAGGCCATAGGCCAGCCAGGCGTGACGCGCGCACCGCGCCGGGCGCATGACCGCCAGGGCAAGGAGTAACAATCCGAAGGCCAGCGCCACCACCGCCAGATTGGTGCGCGTCAGAACCGCCAGCGAGACGAGCAGACCGCACAGTGCGGCATCGGCGAGGGTTACGGTCTCGCGGCGCACCAGCAGCCATGTGGCCGGCATCATGAAGGCGATGGCAGGCAGTTCCGAACTCGTATCGAGCCCGAGTGTGCCCGAGCAGAGCGCGACGCTCATCAGCGCTGCGGCCAGAGCCGGCCAGGCGCCGGTGGCGCGCCGCGCGATCAGGAAGGTGAAGAACGCGGCAGTGAACACCGCAAGGGCGCCGATCAGGCGGATCGCGAGCAGGCTCTTGCCGAATGTGGCGATGACCGCGCCGAACAGCAGGAAGACGACCGGCGGCTTGAGGTCGAACTGGTGGACGAAGGGCAGGTGGCCCTTCGCCACGTCCGCGCCCATCAGGATGTAGCTCCATTCGTCCGAATCGATGTGTTCGGTCAGGAACGCGCCGCCGCGCGCGAGCAGCACGAAGAGCGCGATGACAACGGCTGCCGGCAGGGTTGCAGGAGCAGACCCGGCGCGCGCGAGTCGCTGCGGTGTAAATGCACGGCTTGCCATGATCGCGCGACCATGCCGGCAATTGCTTGCGATCGGGTTACGCGCCGCGCCCGCGCCCACCCCCGTCCCGGAGGATTCAGCCCTTGCGGGCGACGGCGCTCAGGCCCTTGGTCAGCTGGAAGAGGCCATTGAGGCGCGACTTGGGATCGCCCCATGCGCGCGTGAGGACGAGCTTGTTGTCCGGGCGCAGCTTGACCGTGCCCTGCAGCCTTTCCGCATAGGCGATGAGGCCGGCCGGGTTGGGGAAGCTGTCGTTGTGGAAGCTGACCAGCGTGCCGCGCGAGCCGACGTCGATCTTGGCGATATGCGCCTCGATAGCCTGACGCTTGATCTCGATGAGCTTGATGAGGTTGATCGTCGGCTGGGGCAGGGCGCCGAAGCGGTCGATCATCTCTGCGGACAGGGATTCGATCTCCTGCTGGCTCTCGGCATCGTTGAGGCGGCGATAGAGCGCCATGCGCACGGCGAGATCGGGGACGTAGTCGTCCGGAATCATGATCGGCGCATCGACGGTGATCTGCGGGCTGAGGCCCGAGGTGTCCTTCTCCAGCCCGACGCCGCCCGCGCGGGCGGCCATGATCGCGTCTTCCAGCATCGACTGGTAGAGTTCGAAGCCGACTTCGCGAATGTGGCCGGACTGTTCGTCACCCAGCAGGTTGCCCGCGCCGCGAATGTCGAGGTCGTGACTGGCGAGCTGGAAGCCCGCGCCCAGGCTGTCGAGATCGCCCAACACCTTGAGGCGCTTCTCCGCGACTTCGGAAAGCGCGGTGGCTGCAGGCGTCGTCAGGTAGGCATAGGCACGCAGCTTCGAGCGCCCGACGCGGCCTCGGAGCTGGTAGAGCTGGGCGAGACCGAAGCGGTCGGCGCGGTGAATGATGATCGTGTTGGCGCGCGGGATGTCGAGCCCGGATTCGACGATGGTCGTCGACAGCAGGACCTCGTACTTGCCCTCGTAGAAAGCGCTCATGCGCTCTTCCACTTCGCCTGCGCTCATCTGCCCGTGTGCGGTGATGCACTTCACTTCGGGAACGTGCTTGTGCAGCCAGTCCTCGACTTCGGCCATGTCCGCAATGCGGGGGACGACGATAAAGCTCTGGCCGCCGCGATGGTGTTCGCGCAGCAGTGCCTCGCGCATCACCATGTCGTCCCATTCCATCACGTAGGTGCGCACCGCAAGGCGGTCGACCGGCGGGGTCTGGATGGTCGACAGCTCGCGCAGGCCCGACATCGCCATCTGCAGCGTGCGCGGGATCGGCGTCGCGGTCAGCGTCAGGACGTGGACGTCGGTGCGAAGCTGCTTGAGCTTCTCCTTGTGGGTGACGCCGAAGCGCTGCTCCTCGTCGACGATGACCAAGCCGAGGCGCTTGAACTGCACCGACTTCGACAGGATTGCATGGGTGCCGCAGACGATGTCCACGGTGCCCGAGGCGAGCCCTTCGCGGGTGGTGCGCGCTTCCTTTTCGGGGACGAGGCGCGAGAGGCGGCCGACATTGAGCGGAAAGCCTGCGAATCGCTCTGCAAAGCCGGAGTAGTGCTGGCGCGCGAGCAGCGTGGTCGGCGCGACGACGGCGACCTGCTGCCCGGCCATGGCAGCGACGAATGCGGCACGCAGGGCGACCTCGGTCTTGCCGAAGCCGACGTCGCCGCAGACGAGGCGGTCCATCGGCTTGCCCGCGGCAAGATCGTCGAGGACATCGGAAATCGCGTTGTCCTGGTCTTCGGTTTCCTGCCAGGGGAAGCGGTCGACGAACTGGTCGTAGGCCGATCCTTCGGGAACCATCGCCGGAGCCTGCCGCAAGGCCCGCTCGGCGGCTGTCTTCATCAGCTCTCCGGCGATTTCCTGGATGCGCTCCTTGAGGCGCGCACGGCGCTTCTGCCAGGCTTCGCCGCCCAGCTTGTCGAGCATGACGCCTTCGCTCTCGCTGCCATAGCGCGAGAGGACGTCGAGGTTCTCCACCGGGATGTAGAGCTTGTCGCCGCCCGCGTAAGTCAGCATCACGCAGTCGTGCGGGGACTGGCCCACCTGGATCGACTGCAGGCCTTCGTAGCGACCGATGCCGTGATCCATGTGGACGATCAGGTCGCCGGGCGTCAGCGCCGCCAGTTCGGCAAGGAAGGCGTCGGAATCCTTCTTGCGCTTCTTGCGGCGCACGAGGCGGTCGCCGAGGATGTCCTGCTCGGTGATGACCTCTACGGTGTCGTTGGCAAAACCGGTTTCGAGCGGCAGCACCAGCGCGGCCGAGCGGCCCTGGACGGCCAGACCCAGCGCTTCTTGCCAGGTGTCGGCAAGGCGCGGTTCGGGGCCCCACTTGTTGGTCTGGCTCGCTTCGCCGAGGATCGAGACGAGCCGCGCGCGGCTGCCGGTCGAGTAGGCGGCGAGGATCGGCTTGCGCCCGGCTTTGCCGACGGCGTGGAGGTGCTTGGCCGCAGCCTCGTAGGCATTGTCGCCGCGGGCGCGCTCGGGCGTGAAATCCCGGGCGTTTGCAAAGCCGAAGTCGATGATCTTGCTGCCTTCGGGCTTGGCGAAGGCATCGGCGCGGTGGACCGGGAAGCCGGACAGGGCCTGCTCCAGTTCCTCGCCGCCAAGGTAAAGCGCGTCGATCGCGAGAGGACGGTAGCTTCCCGCCTTCTGACCCGAGGTGTCGAGGCGCGCCTTGTGATAATCGGCGATGTCGCCCAGCCGCTCTTCGGTTGCACCGACGGCGGAAGTGTCGGCGACGATCAGGTCGTCGTCCGACAGATGGTCGAAGAGGCTGACGAGGCGGTCCTCGAACAGCGGCAACCAGTGCTCCATCCCGGCCAGGCGACGTCCGTCGCTGACTGCCTGGTAGAGCGGGTCGGCGGTGGCATGGGCGCCGAACATCTCGCGGTAGCGACTGCGGAAGCGCTTGACCGTATCGTCGTCGATCAGGGCTTCGCTGGCAGGTACGAGCAGGTGCTCGGCGATGGTGCCGGTCGAGCGCTGCGTGCCGGTATCGAAGAGGCGCAGCGTCTCCAGCTCGTCGCCGAAAAAGTCGAGGCGCAGGCCTCCTTCAAGGCCCGAAGGCACGATGTCGAATATCGAGCCGCGCACGGCGAACTCACCCGCGTCGATGGCGGTGTCGGTGCGCTGGTAGCCCTGGCGGCGCAGCAGACCGATCAGACTTTCGTGGCCGATTTCCATGCCGGGTTTGATCAGGCGAACCGATTCCCGGATACGGAACGGGGTGAGCACGCGCTGAAGCACGGCATTGGCTGTGGTGACCAGCAATTGCGGTCCGCTGCGCTTCGCCTGAAGCCGGTAGAGCGCTGCAAGCCGCCGCGCGCTGACCGAGAGGGCAGGGCTGGCGCGGTCGTAGGGAAGGCAGTCCCACGCCGGGAACTCCAGGACGTCGAGCTCGGGCGCGAAGAATTTCGCCGCCTCGGCAATCGCGCTCATCGCCGCCTCGTTGTCGGCAATGAAAACGGCGCGTCCTTTTGCCGCGCGGGCGAGATCGGCCATCACGAGCGGCTGCGCGCCGCGCGTCACCGCGGCGAGGGTCAGGGGCGTCTTGGCCGAGAGAAGTCGCTGGAAATCGGGCATGGCGGAAAGCGGGGCTGATAAGGCGTCAGCAGGGAATTTCAATCGTGTTGATGGTTCCCCGGCCGGAAAGCCCGTGCCAGGTGCAACCCGCGGCGCCTCTTCGGGGCGCTTGCGGACCTGGTCGCAGGCAAGCCTTGATTCCTCGCGCTAGATGACCGGGCTCATCTTTCCGGTCGATGGCAGGCAGGTCAGATCAGCGCGGGATCTCGACATAATCGAGCTTCATCATGCGCTCCAGCATCGGTCCGCGGTATTCCTCCGGGATCGTCTGGGTGCCAAGCGCCCAGGCCATGATGTCGACATCCTCTTCGTCGATGATCTTCTCGAACAGGTCGAGGTCGGCTTCCGACCAGGTATGGTGGAAGCGGTCGAAGAAGCAGCCGATCATGTAATCGGCTTCGCGCGTGCCGCGATGCCAGGCGCGAAACTTGATGCGCGCGAGACGGGGCGAAAGTTCGGAAGCGTTTTCGTCGGCCATGACAGCGCCGTTACGCGACGGCGCTGTCATGGGCAAGTAGGGCAGGGGGGCTCAGTCGTGCAGGGCGCGCACGATCTCTGCGGCCGGGCGACCGGTCATCGTCTTGGCCACTTCGCCGACCAGCACCTGCTTGAGTTCCTTGTGATAGTGGCGGCGCATTTCACCCAGCGAGCGGGGATCGGCAACCACGATCAGCTGCTCGATCTCGCGTTCCAGCACCTTGCGGTTGAGCCAGTCGGTCACCGCGGCGACGTGGGCGCGCTCATCCAGCGAGTCGTTGCTGGGGTCGCCGGTACGGGCCTTGTGGCGCGATCCGGCATCGTGTTCACGCGCGCCTGCGCTGAAATTCGTGGGCTCGAGTTCGGGAACCGTCAACGCCGTGAGCCGCGGCTCGGCTTCGATCCCGGAGTTGCGATAAAGCTCGAACTTCTCGCCGTCGACGACTGCGAACACGGTTCCGTTGGGCAAGAGCATGCGATTCTCCTTTTCCGGTCATGCCTGTAAGGCCAACAACGCTGTCCCCATCCCTGTTCCCTGGCGTCTGGTGAAACGCTTCAGTATCGCGCTAAGAGGCTGCTCATGAGGCCTGAAGCGCTCAATTCCCTGTTCGTCGAAGTCGATGCGCTCGACGGTGTCGGTCCGAAACTGCGTCGTCCGCTTGAAAAGCTTGGACTCACGCGGCTCAGGGACCTTGCATACCACTTGCCGGACCGGTTCGTCGAGCGCCGCGCGGTCGAGAATCTCGACGATGCCGGGGTGGGCGAAAACATCATCGTGGCCCTGACCGTCCGCGAGCACAGGGCGCCCGCCGGCAGGGGGCCGTTCCGGGTGATCGCTGAGGACGTGGCGGGCAATGTCTGCACGCTCACCTATTTCGGCCGCGCATCCTACACCGCCCGCAAGCTGCTGCCGGTGGGTGAAACACGCTGGATTGCGGGGCGCCTCGACCAGTACGGTCAGATGCTGCAGATCGTGCATCCCGAACATGTCGCGGAAAGCGGTTCGGCGCTTCACGGCCATCTTTGCGAGGCGGTCTATCCCCTGTCCGAAGGGCTGACGCAGGGGCGCGTGTCCGGGCTTGTGCAGCAGGCACTCAAGGTCCTGCCGGAAATGCCCGAATGGATCGAGCCGGGCCTGCTCGCGAAGATGAAGTGGCCGGTCTGGCGCGAGGCGCTGCTGGAGGCGCACAAGGGCGTAAATGGCCCGGCGCGAGACCGGCTGGCTTATGACGAACTGCTTGCCAATGCCCTGGCTTTGATGCTGGTGCGGGAGAGCAATCGTGCCCAGTCCGGCACGCCGCTGGCAGGAGACGGCTCGCTGCGCGCGAAGCTGCGGCTGCCTTTCGAGCTGACCGGGGCGCAGAAACGCTCGATCGCCGAGATCGAGGGCGATGTTGCGCAGAAGTCGCCGATGCTGCGCCTGCTGCAGGGCGACGTCGGTTCGGGCAAGACAGTGGTCGCCCTGTCGTCGATGCTGATTGCAGTCGAAGCCGGGGCGCAGGCGGCGCTGCTGGCGCCCACCGAAATTCTCGCCCGTCAGCATCACGAGACTCTGTCCCGCATGGCCCAGGGCACCGGGGTCGAAATTGCCCTGCTGACGGGGCGCGACAAGGGCAAGGCGCGCGAATCGATCCTCATGGGGCTGATCGACGGTTCCATCGACATTGTCGTGGGCACCCACGCAATCTTCCAGGATACCGTCTCCTACAAGAACCTCGCGCTCGTGGTGATCGACGAGCAGCACCGCTTCGGCGTCGGGCAGCGCCTGATGCTGGCGCGCAAGGGACGGCGTACGCCGCATACGCTGGCGATGACCGCCACGCCGATCCCGCGCACGCTCACGCTTGCGCAATACGGCGAGATGGAAGTCTCGCGCCTCGACGAACTGCCGCCCGGTCGCCAGGCTATCGATACCCGCGTCGTCTCGGTCGAGCGGATGGAGGATGTCGTCGGTGCCATCGCCCGGCATCTGGAGACGGGGCAGCAGGCCTACTGGGTCTGCCCGATGGTGCGCGAAAGCGAGAGCGACGATCTCGCCGCGGCCGAGGCGCGCTATGCTGCGCTCAAGGAGCGGTTCGGCGAAGACATCGTCCTCGTCCACGGCCAGCTCAAGCCCGAGGCCAAGGACGCCGCGATGGAACGCTTTTCCGGCGGCGAGGCGAAAGTTCTGGTGGCAACGACGGTCATCGAAGTCGGCGTCGATGTACCGAACGCCACGCTGATGGTGATCGAGCAGGCCGAGCGGTTCGGCCTGGCGCAGTTGCACCAGCTTCGCGGCCGTGTCGGGCGCGGCAGCGAGAAGTCGACCTGCCTGCTGCTACGCGGACAGCAGCTCAGCGAAACCGCTCGCCAGCGTCTGGCCCTTATGCGCGAGACGCAGGACGGTTTCCGTCTGGCCGAGGAAGACCTCGAATTGCGCGGCGGCGGTGAACTGCTCGGCACGCGCCAGTCCGGCGATACGCCGTTCCGCCTCGCGACGCTGGAGCAGATCCAGAAGCTGCTGCCGCTGGCACACGACGATGCGCGGCTGCTGATCGAGCGCGACGGCGGCCTCTCTGGCCCGCGCGGGGAAGCGGCACGCCTCCTGCTCTACCTGTTCGAACGCGATTGGGGCGTGCAGCTGCTGCGGGGCGGGTAAATCGCGGGCGAGTGAAAATCAGGCGGCGAGGCGAACCTGGTCGCGCCCGCCGTGCTTGGCTTCGTAGAGCGCGCGGTCGGCCCGCTCCATCAGCTTGTTGGCATTCTCGCTGGGGTCCAGCTGCGCCACGCCGGAACTGATCGTGACAGGTACCGTGGCATCTCCGCTCAGTTCCATCGCCTGCGCCTGGATCTCCACACGCAGCCTTTCGCAAATTGCGCGGGCATGGTGCATGTCGACATTGGGCAGCAGTACGCCAAATTCCTCCCCGCCGATCCGCCCGACCAGATCGCACGCGCGCACGGTGCCGACCGCAAGCCTGGCTACACGCCTGATCACATCGTCGCCGGCGGCATGGCCGTAAGTGTCGTTGATGCTCTTGAAATGGTCGATGTCGAAAATGGCGAGAGAGAATTGCGACTGGTTGCGGCGCGCGAGGGCAATAGCCCGATCCAGGGCCGCCAGGAATTCGCGCCGGTTGGCGATGCCGGTCAGTTCGTCGGTCTGGGCGATATAGCGCAGTTCCCGCTGGAAGGCGCGTTCGCGCGCAATGGAGCGGCGCAGCGCGATGACGGTCAGCGATGTCGTGAAAAGCAGGCATACGCCGGTACCGGTCATGGCGAAAAGGTACATCAGGAGGATATTGTTGACCGATCGTGTCCTGGCGTTGAACTCACTGAGTCGAGCGCGTTCGCGCGTGATGATCTGATGGACGTCGGCATTGATCCGGTTGATCGAATTGCGGGCGTGGCCAGTGCGCACGATATCGATCGTTTCTTTCCTCATTCCGGCCTTGTCGAGGACGAGCACCGTGCGCAGGTCCATGAAATAGCTCTGCACTTCGTCTCCCAGTCGCTGGAGCTCCCGGTTGTTCTCCTCGTTGCCGTCGATGTGACTGCGCAGGTTGGCCATGTAGCCGGGAAGGGCGCGTTCCGCTTCGAGCATGGGCTCGAGATATTCGGGGTCGCGGGTCAGAAGGTAGCCGCGTTCGCCGCGCAGAGCTTCCAGGGCGATGAGCCGGATACGGTGGGCATCGCGCAGGAGTGCGATGGTTGCGGAATTGAGCCGTGCCAGTTCCTGCTGCTGCACATTCGCCCGCCAGGCAATAAGGCTCGATCCGACGAGGAGCGAGCCGAACAGGACTGTCGACGCGATGAAAAGACCGACGCGTGAGGAGAGGCCGTTGACCGCATTCAGGAAATTTCGGGATCTTGTCACGTTCTCACTCGGTGGCGCGAGATCGTTTCTTATTCGGCGATAGTTATTTTCACGTAAATTCAGCTGCGGCCGCCGGCTTGCGGGGAGAATGAAGCATTGACCTCAACGGACACTCGCAAGACATTGGGCGGACGATGAATTTCGGGAGGCTTTCCGTGCAGCACAGGGCGTCGATACCATGCTTGATCTGACGCGGCGCGGCTTGGCTGGACTGGTCGCGCTCTATGCTGGCGTGGCCATCCTCGGCTGGATTTTCGATTTACCTGCACTGACGAGCTTCAATGTCGGAGCGGCGCAAGCGTCCTTTGCGACGGCGACTTGCGCGATACTCGTGGTGCTTGCCGTGCTGGCTCACGAGCCGGACGGGCGAGGGGAGCGGCGCGGAGCGCGCATTTTCGCCTGTTGCGTCGTTGCGGCCCTGGCGCTGACAGCTCTGGGGCAATATGCGCTTGGCCTGAAGGATGCAGGCTACCTGATGGGGCGCAGCATGGGGCGCTTTTCTCCCGCAACGGCGGCCAGCTTCCTGCTCCTGGCCGGGGCGCTGCTCATGATCGGCTCCCAGCGCTACTACCTTGGCGCAAGCCTTGCCATCTGCGCCTTGACGGTCGCGGGTAGCGCCATCGTCGGTTATGCTTATGACGTCGCCGCGCTGACCCAGGTCCTGGGCTTTTCTGCAATGGCCTTCCCTACGGCGCTGGTCATTACGCTTCTGGCGATTGCCATATTGATGCTGGATCCCAGGCGCGGATGGCTGCGGCACATGGCGTCCGGCACGCAGGCACGCAGCGCTTTCCAGCTGATGATGCCGGTTGCGGTGTTTGCGCCTTTCATCATCGGCGGCCTGGCGAACTGGTCGGTCGGCGCCGGGCTCGTCGGCACTTCGTTCGGTTTTGCCGCCTTCGCCGTCATCATGATCATTACCCTGGGCGTGATGGTCGTCCTCACCTGCGCCCAGCTCGCCCGGATCGACCGGACCGATGCGCGGCTCGCCGCCATTGTCGAATCGTCGGACGATGCGATCATCGGCAAGAACCTGGAAGGCGTGATCACCAGCTGGAACAGGGGAGGCGAGCGGCTTTTCGGCTACACCGCGCGCGAGGCGATTGGCCAACCGATGCAGATGGTGATCCCGCGCGATCGGACTGATGAGGAAGCCGAGATCCTGGCGAGAATCCACCGCAAGGAACACATCGACCATTTCGAGACTGTCCGTTGCCGCAAGGACGGGAGCACGTTCGACGTCTCGATCACGGTTTCACCGATCCTGCTCGCGTCGGGCACGGTCATCGGCGCGTCTTCGATCGTTCGCGACATAAGCGCCCGCAAGCTCAAGGATCTCGAACTCCAGCGCAGCAACGCCGAACTGGAGCAGTTCGCCTATGTCGCCTCTCATGACCTGCAGGAACCCTTGCGCATGGTTGCCAATTACGTCGAGCTGCTCAGCCAGCGCTACAAGGGGCAGCTTGATGAGAGGGCCGACAAGTTCATTCATTATGCCTCAGACGGGGCACGCCGGATGCAGCAGCTGGTTTCGGATCTCCTGGCCTATTCGCGCGTGGGATCGCAGGGCAAGCAGCCTGCACCGGTCGAGGCCAATGCCGTCGTCGACCGCATCATGCACACGCTCCAGCGCCGACTGGCCGAAACCGGCGGCACGGTGGAGCGCGGCGACTTGCCGCGCGTGATGGGCGATGAGGTGCAGCTTGGGCAACTGTTCCAGAACCTGATCGGCAATGCTCTCAAGTTTCGCGGAGAGGAACCTCCGCGGGTGCTCGTGCAGGCCGAACGCGAAGGCAGGCTGGTGCGCTTCGCCGTGCGCGACAACGGCATAGGAATGGACATGCGTT harbors:
- the mfd gene encoding transcription-repair coupling factor, translating into MPDFQRLLSAKTPLTLAAVTRGAQPLVMADLARAAKGRAVFIADNEAAMSAIAEAAKFFAPELDVLEFPAWDCLPYDRASPALSVSARRLAALYRLQAKRSGPQLLVTTANAVLQRVLTPFRIRESVRLIKPGMEIGHESLIGLLRRQGYQRTDTAIDAGEFAVRGSIFDIVPSGLEGGLRLDFFGDELETLRLFDTGTQRSTGTIAEHLLVPASEALIDDDTVKRFRSRYREMFGAHATADPLYQAVSDGRRLAGMEHWLPLFEDRLVSLFDHLSDDDLIVADTSAVGATEERLGDIADYHKARLDTSGQKAGSYRPLAIDALYLGGEELEQALSGFPVHRADAFAKPEGSKIIDFGFANARDFTPERARGDNAYEAAAKHLHAVGKAGRKPILAAYSTGSRARLVSILGEASQTNKWGPEPRLADTWQEALGLAVQGRSAALVLPLETGFANDTVEVITEQDILGDRLVRRKKRKKDSDAFLAELAALTPGDLIVHMDHGIGRYEGLQSIQVGQSPHDCVMLTYAGGDKLYIPVENLDVLSRYGSESEGVMLDKLGGEAWQKRRARLKERIQEIAGELMKTAAERALRQAPAMVPEGSAYDQFVDRFPWQETEDQDNAISDVLDDLAAGKPMDRLVCGDVGFGKTEVALRAAFVAAMAGQQVAVVAPTTLLARQHYSGFAERFAGFPLNVGRLSRLVPEKEARTTREGLASGTVDIVCGTHAILSKSVQFKRLGLVIVDEEQRFGVTHKEKLKQLRTDVHVLTLTATPIPRTLQMAMSGLRELSTIQTPPVDRLAVRTYVMEWDDMVMREALLREHHRGGQSFIVVPRIADMAEVEDWLHKHVPEVKCITAHGQMSAGEVEERMSAFYEGKYEVLLSTTIVESGLDIPRANTIIIHRADRFGLAQLYQLRGRVGRSKLRAYAYLTTPAATALSEVAEKRLKVLGDLDSLGAGFQLASHDLDIRGAGNLLGDEQSGHIREVGFELYQSMLEDAIMAARAGGVGLEKDTSGLSPQITVDAPIMIPDDYVPDLAVRMALYRRLNDAESQQEIESLSAEMIDRFGALPQPTINLIKLIEIKRQAIEAHIAKIDVGSRGTLVSFHNDSFPNPAGLIAYAERLQGTVKLRPDNKLVLTRAWGDPKSRLNGLFQLTKGLSAVARKG
- a CDS encoding succinate dehydrogenase assembly factor 2, with product MADENASELSPRLARIKFRAWHRGTREADYMIGCFFDRFHHTWSEADLDLFEKIIDEEDVDIMAWALGTQTIPEEYRGPMLERMMKLDYVEIPR
- a CDS encoding host attachment protein, with amino-acid sequence MLLPNGTVFAVVDGEKFELYRNSGIEAEPRLTALTVPELEPTNFSAGAREHDAGSRHKARTGDPSNDSLDERAHVAAVTDWLNRKVLEREIEQLIVVADPRSLGEMRRHYHKELKQVLVGEVAKTMTGRPAAEIVRALHD
- the recG gene encoding ATP-dependent DNA helicase RecG: MRPEALNSLFVEVDALDGVGPKLRRPLEKLGLTRLRDLAYHLPDRFVERRAVENLDDAGVGENIIVALTVREHRAPAGRGPFRVIAEDVAGNVCTLTYFGRASYTARKLLPVGETRWIAGRLDQYGQMLQIVHPEHVAESGSALHGHLCEAVYPLSEGLTQGRVSGLVQQALKVLPEMPEWIEPGLLAKMKWPVWREALLEAHKGVNGPARDRLAYDELLANALALMLVRESNRAQSGTPLAGDGSLRAKLRLPFELTGAQKRSIAEIEGDVAQKSPMLRLLQGDVGSGKTVVALSSMLIAVEAGAQAALLAPTEILARQHHETLSRMAQGTGVEIALLTGRDKGKARESILMGLIDGSIDIVVGTHAIFQDTVSYKNLALVVIDEQHRFGVGQRLMLARKGRRTPHTLAMTATPIPRTLTLAQYGEMEVSRLDELPPGRQAIDTRVVSVERMEDVVGAIARHLETGQQAYWVCPMVRESESDDLAAAEARYAALKERFGEDIVLVHGQLKPEAKDAAMERFSGGEAKVLVATTVIEVGVDVPNATLMVIEQAERFGLAQLHQLRGRVGRGSEKSTCLLLRGQQLSETARQRLALMRETQDGFRLAEEDLELRGGGELLGTRQSGDTPFRLATLEQIQKLLPLAHDDARLLIERDGGLSGPRGEAARLLLYLFERDWGVQLLRGG
- a CDS encoding EAL domain-containing protein, whose amino-acid sequence is MGGTQQGLALSGARGIEARLTGIPGLDVVRERIEHWRSDGACGPQHAHVHALLLGLRRLDAINIAYGAAAGDGALEEVAARISHFAEDELDGAWMVARAGGGTFLLIANEACSRERWQLFADQLAEAIARPIAVPSGVLRLSPRIALIRALDDESVDSMLDRLGHALQGVNEQQSGRLAWADGEVTPPGRSAAQLETDLLGAIDRDEIEILFQPQFSLADDRLTGAEALARWNHPELGRIGAGALFSIAERADHVAPLSRHIAHKALAAARDWSGDLRLSINVTPADLAFGSYVRQMLDLVRESGFPLRRLTLEVTEQAMISDVTLAAQTMAEFSSQGIRIALDDFGAGFCNFRYLKVLPIHYLKLDRSMIEGVASDKRDVAVLRAIVAMAEALDLQVIAEGIEEEAQREVAAKEGCAYYQGFLRAQPMSAAMFEKLARAEG
- a CDS encoding glycosyltransferase family 39 protein, whose protein sequence is MASRAFTPQRLARAGSAPATLPAAVVIALFVLLARGGAFLTEHIDSDEWSYILMGADVAKGHLPFVHQFDLKPPVVFLLFGAVIATFGKSLLAIRLIGALAVFTAAFFTFLIARRATGAWPALAAALMSVALCSGTLGLDTSSELPAIAFMMPATWLLVRRETVTLADAALCGLLVSLAVLTRTNLAVVALAFGLLLLALAVMRPARCARHAWLAYGLAGLVPLAMLTLVYALAGELATFRLAMIDVPLAYSGQLSALDVLRLHAAQYYYTAQLAPLIYVPTTLLALAGMGASLPLLVRHRRDPDKAWFALVQWTGMVAVLASLLIGGAAYPHYWLQVMPFLAIFAALAFPAASRLGRLAPSAVVGAAALAASPVIAVLVTGTAQTVKLAANPDSADHSIHDAAQWIRARGGTGSPVWALHMHLALFYLDTPPLSRAGVYPSNLSRKAIIDTLADHDYVGHDEIGRIMASTPRFIVTDSMGRGRAWVRDAGRDIDGWLGARYRLVRRMGQVEIYERI